The proteins below are encoded in one region of Chroococcidiopsis sp. SAG 2025:
- a CDS encoding response regulator transcription factor, protein MSKATTIRVLIADDHAIFRQGLATIISRDPDMSAIAQAENGFQAIALFRQHQPDVTLMDLRMPEVEGVEAITAIRAQSKSARIIVLTTYDSDEDIYRGLQAGAKGYLLKETEPDELLNAIRTVHRGQQYIPPDVGAKLVQRLSNPELSERELAVLRSMAQGMSNADIAAALIIGEGTVKSHVNRILNKLDVSDRTQAVIVAVKRGIVNL, encoded by the coding sequence ATGAGCAAAGCCACGACAATTCGGGTTCTGATTGCAGACGATCATGCCATTTTTCGGCAAGGATTAGCCACGATTATTAGCCGTGACCCAGATATGAGTGCGATTGCGCAAGCCGAAAATGGGTTCCAGGCGATCGCCTTATTTCGCCAACACCAACCAGATGTCACGCTGATGGATCTGCGAATGCCTGAAGTTGAAGGAGTTGAAGCGATTACTGCCATTCGCGCCCAATCTAAATCGGCTCGGATTATTGTCCTGACAACGTATGATAGTGACGAAGATATCTATCGGGGATTGCAGGCAGGAGCAAAAGGATACCTGTTGAAAGAAACTGAACCTGACGAGCTGCTGAATGCCATTCGTACCGTTCATCGGGGTCAGCAGTATATTCCGCCTGATGTGGGAGCAAAGTTGGTACAGCGCCTGAGCAATCCAGAATTGAGTGAAAGAGAACTGGCGGTACTCCGTTCAATGGCACAGGGGATGAGTAATGCCGATATTGCGGCTGCTTTGATTATCGGTGAAGGCACTGTTAAATCTCATGTGAATCGGATTTTGAATAAGTTAGATGTGAGCGATCGCACCCAAGCTGTGATTGTTGCGGTTAAACGCGGCATTGTTAATTTATAG
- a CDS encoding AraC family transcriptional regulator, whose product MLTITTPTIEFKNRGLTHTQLQQAIDYIHTYIDRDLSLIELASAINISPTYFASLFKQTMGISPHQYVIQQRVERAKSMLSKTDLTIADIAFQTGFSSQSHLTQQFKRITGMTPKQVR is encoded by the coding sequence ATGCTAACAATTACAACGCCAACAATTGAATTCAAGAACAGAGGCTTAACGCACACCCAATTGCAGCAAGCGATTGACTATATTCACACTTACATTGACCGAGATTTGTCACTGATTGAACTTGCCAGCGCGATCAATATCAGCCCGACTTACTTTGCCAGTTTATTCAAACAGACGATGGGAATTTCTCCGCATCAGTACGTGATTCAACAACGGGTAGAACGGGCGAAATCGATGTTATCGAAAACGGATTTAACCATTGCTGATATTGCTTTCCAAACTGGGTTTTCCAGTCAAAGCCACTTGACGCAGCAGTTTAAGCGAATCACTGGAATGACACCGAAGCAGGTGCGCTAA
- a CDS encoding DsbA family protein produces the protein MNDARNHSTLLVPPSTQDWMQGVLSAKVVLVMYGDYQCSRSAEVYKLIKAIGRELSASFGEDYLCFIFRHFPQIQIHPHAQRAAQAAQAAAVQGQFWQMHDLLFKHRQELGNGYLVEYANDLGLDISQFLKDLSKQVHVARINEEIEGGIHSGVTTAPALFINNIRYTGRWNTTQLMTAIIAASH, from the coding sequence ATGAACGACGCTCGTAACCACAGTACCTTGCTTGTACCACCTTCAACCCAAGATTGGATGCAAGGTGTGCTGAGTGCCAAGGTAGTGCTGGTGATGTATGGAGACTATCAATGCTCTAGAAGTGCGGAGGTTTACAAGCTGATTAAAGCGATTGGACGAGAGCTTAGTGCTTCTTTTGGAGAGGATTATTTATGCTTTATCTTCCGTCATTTTCCGCAAATACAGATTCATCCTCATGCTCAACGGGCAGCCCAAGCCGCCCAAGCCGCCGCTGTCCAGGGTCAGTTTTGGCAGATGCACGATCTGCTATTCAAGCATCGACAAGAGTTAGGAAACGGCTATCTTGTCGAGTACGCCAACGATTTAGGACTTGATATCTCGCAGTTTCTCAAAGATTTGTCTAAACAAGTGCATGTCGCTCGCATCAATGAAGAGATCGAAGGCGGAATACACAGTGGAGTAACGACTGCCCCAGCCCTATTTATCAATAACATTCGGTATACTGGGCGCTGGAACACGACCCAGTTGATGACAGCCATTATTGCTGCAAGTCATTAA
- a CDS encoding zinc-dependent alcohol dehydrogenase family protein: MEYMEAAVLTTFGGAESFEIQTVPKPIPKPNQVLVRVCATSINPVDYQTRRGDYKDLVRLPAIIGVDISGVIETVGESVTDFEVGNEVYYSPQIFGESGSYAQYHVADAGIVALKPSNLSHIEAACFPLAGGTAWDCLVTRGNLQVGESVLIHAGAGGVGSLAIQLAKAMGAYVFTTCSSKNLDFVKKLGADRAIDYKNEDYAEVIYQETDGLGVDLVLDTLGGQTIQRSPEIIRPFGRLVSIVDTETPQSLIEAWGKNLTIHFVFTPQYRAKLDALTKLIERTQLRPVIDSTLSWDRVIQAHQRLEQGGTQGKIVLEFAKS; the protein is encoded by the coding sequence ATGGAATATATGGAAGCAGCCGTGCTGACAACATTTGGTGGTGCTGAGAGTTTTGAGATTCAAACTGTACCCAAGCCAATACCAAAACCTAATCAGGTTTTAGTACGGGTGTGTGCGACATCGATCAATCCAGTTGATTATCAGACTCGCCGTGGTGACTACAAAGACTTGGTTCGATTACCAGCAATTATCGGAGTTGACATTTCGGGGGTTATCGAGACAGTTGGAGAGTCGGTGACAGACTTTGAGGTAGGAAACGAAGTTTATTACTCGCCGCAGATTTTTGGAGAATCTGGCAGCTATGCTCAATATCATGTTGCTGATGCAGGGATTGTTGCGCTTAAGCCTTCTAACTTGTCGCACATTGAAGCAGCGTGTTTTCCGCTTGCAGGGGGGACGGCTTGGGATTGCCTAGTAACGAGAGGCAATCTTCAAGTTGGGGAATCGGTTCTAATTCATGCGGGTGCTGGTGGCGTTGGCTCTCTTGCAATTCAACTTGCAAAAGCGATGGGAGCCTATGTTTTTACAACGTGCAGTTCTAAAAATCTCGATTTTGTGAAAAAACTTGGCGCAGATCGAGCCATTGATTACAAAAACGAAGATTACGCGGAAGTTATTTATCAGGAAACAGACGGGCTAGGCGTTGATTTAGTTTTGGATACGCTCGGTGGGCAAACAATCCAGCGCAGCCCAGAAATTATTCGCCCATTTGGCAGGCTTGTGAGTATTGTAGACACTGAAACGCCGCAATCACTCATCGAAGCATGGGGCAAGAATCTGACTATCCATTTTGTTTTCACGCCACAGTACCGAGCAAAATTAGATGCTTTGACAAAACTAATCGAGCGCACTCAGCTTCGCCCCGTCATTGATTCAACGCTGTCTTGGGATCGGGTAATCCAAGCACATCAGCGTCTAGAGCAAGGGGGGACGCAAGGGAAAATTGTGCTGGAATTTGCCAAAAGTTAG
- a CDS encoding 2,4'-dihydroxyacetophenone dioxygenase family protein: MPITAFNSFTDGLDPNRRSREHFITNTNLEDDRLWVPYADGVWFQPCCFNVTSGGFSVVLKGLPGAMLGTHYHVGTVHGYTMRGHWRYLEYDWVAKPGTFIYEPAGEAHTLVITEDSPEPAIILFIVEGGLIYLNKSVDGGFAAYEDGFTALELTRKYHREAGLDVRQLDLLVR; this comes from the coding sequence ATGCCAATCACCGCTTTCAATAGTTTCACCGACGGTCTCGATCCTAATCGAAGGAGCCGCGAACACTTCATTACCAACACCAACTTGGAAGATGACCGCCTCTGGGTTCCTTATGCAGATGGTGTCTGGTTCCAGCCCTGCTGCTTCAACGTCACGTCTGGTGGATTCAGCGTAGTTCTGAAAGGTCTCCCCGGAGCCATGCTGGGCACTCATTACCACGTGGGCACTGTTCATGGCTATACGATGCGTGGTCATTGGCGATACCTAGAGTATGACTGGGTGGCAAAGCCCGGAACGTTTATTTACGAACCTGCCGGTGAGGCTCACACGCTGGTTATCACCGAGGACTCACCAGAGCCAGCGATAATTCTTTTCATAGTTGAGGGTGGCCTGATCTATCTAAACAAGTCGGTCGACGGCGGCTTTGCTGCCTACGAGGATGGTTTCACCGCACTTGAGCTGACTCGGAAGTACCATCGTGAGGCCGGTCTAGATGTACGCCAACTGGACTTGCTCGTGCGCTAA
- a CDS encoding DUF4278 domain-containing protein produces the protein MKLIYRGVTYECHPSETSKHPFQKVRSLLTTEIPGSLAVHQLIYRGVTHVRAHRTQITFATQPTILKRSGAARFWVAL, from the coding sequence ATGAAATTAATCTATCGTGGTGTTACCTACGAGTGTCACCCTTCTGAAACTTCAAAGCACCCATTTCAGAAAGTCCGATCGCTCTTAACGACGGAAATCCCAGGCAGTTTAGCCGTTCATCAGTTGATCTATCGCGGTGTGACCCACGTTCGCGCTCACCGGACGCAGATAACCTTTGCAACTCAACCGACCATATTGAAGCGTTCCGGTGCAGCGCGGTTTTGGGTTGCGCTTTAA
- a CDS encoding winged helix-turn-helix transcriptional regulator — translation MQSSQSRNLPKKIPASQPTVARIVEHTLGCKWMLEVLRLIRQGTNRPGAMTRATERLTTKVLNERLVDLVNFGIVEKVAYPEIPPRVEYKLTAFGSRFVEILDLIDDLEEYCQGRL, via the coding sequence ATGCAGTCATCACAATCCCGTAATTTGCCAAAAAAAATCCCTGCTTCTCAACCAACTGTGGCTCGTATCGTGGAGCATACTCTTGGTTGTAAATGGATGCTGGAGGTTTTACGCTTAATTCGTCAAGGTACCAACCGCCCAGGAGCAATGACTCGTGCAACTGAGCGATTGACCACTAAGGTTTTGAATGAGCGATTAGTAGATCTCGTCAACTTTGGTATTGTCGAGAAAGTTGCTTATCCAGAAATTCCGCCCCGCGTGGAGTACAAGTTGACTGCCTTTGGCTCTCGGTTCGTTGAAATTCTAGATCTTATTGATGATCTAGAAGAATATTGCCAAGGTCGCCTCTAG